The Streptomyces racemochromogenes DNA segment ACCATGCGGCTGGCCACCGAGGGGTCGGTGCCCAGGTGCGCGCCGACCGCGCCGACGGTGACCTCGCGGGCGCCGTCCTGCCCGATCTCCAGGACCACGTTGAGGACCAGGGTCCGGCCCAGGTCCTTCTGGGAGATCGGGTTCTCGACCTCCAGGAGCGAGGAGCGCCGCAGTTTCCCGAACGCCGGGCCGACGGCGTTCAGGAGGTCCTCGTCGCCCATGTCCGCCACGTCCGCCTGCTGCTTCGTCATGACCCTCATCGTACATACGTGACTGTCGGCAAACATGTGTTGACCCGAAAACGTGTGCATGCAAGCATGCATATGTCAGCGGTCAGGCAATGACGGCCGCCCTCGCGAACGGAGAACCCATGAGCACCCTCGTCACCGGCGCCCGAGGCAAGGTCGGCCGGGCCCTCGTCGGCCGCCTGCACTCCGCCGGACACGCCGTCCGCGCCGCCAGTTCCCACCCCGCGCGGCTCACCGTCCCGGACGGGGTCGAGACCCGTGAGCTCGTCCTCGACCGTCCCGAGACCTTCGCCGCCGCACTGGACGGCGTCCGGCAGGTCTTCCTCTATCCCGAGCCCGCCGGCATCCAGGAGCTGATCGCCGCCGCCGAGGCCGCCGGCGTCGAGCACGTCGTCCTGCTGTCCTCGTCCTCCGTCCTCGCCCCGGGCGCCGCGCACGACGCGCTCGCGAGCCACAGCCTGGAGGTCGAGCGAGCCCTCACCGCCTCCGCCCTGACCTGCACCTTCCTGCGCCCGGACGCCTTCGCCAGCAACTCCTTCGGCTGGGCGTACCCCATCGGCCGGTCCCTGCCGGTCCAGCTCGCCTACCCGGACGCGCACATCGCGCCCATCCACCCCGAGGACATCGCCGACATCGCCTTCGAGGCCCTCACCGGCGACGCCCTCACCGGCCGCCGGCTCACCCTGACCGGCTCCGAGTCGCTCACCTTCCGACACCAACTGGCGGTCCTGGCCGACGCGATCGGCCGCGAGATCCCCGTCGAGCAGATCACCCGCGCCGAGGCCGAGCGCCAGATGGGCGCCCACATGCCCGCCCCGATGGTCTCCTCGCTGCTCGACCTGTGGGAGGCCGCGAACCACGGCCCCGCCACCGTCGCCGACACCACCGAGACCCTCCTCGGACGGCCCGCCCGCACCTACGCGCAATGGGCCCGCGAGAACGCCGCCGCCTTCACCGGCCACTGATGACACCCGGGCGCAGGCCCGCCCCTCACGCCCCCCCTTCACCACCACACGCCGTGTCACGGAACGTGACCTCCGCCTACCGTCGGTCATGACAGCTGGCCGGGCGGGAAACGAGGAGGAAGCGGATGAGGAACCGGATGGGTGTGGGGACGCGGAGGGGAATGGGGACGCGGGCGCGGAGGGCGGCGGGGCTGGTCGGCGCGTGCGCGGCGGCCGTGGCGCTGGCGCTGGCGGCCCCCGGTACGGCACAGGCGGCCCAGGGCGTCCTGTTCATCGACGGCGCGCCGAACGAAGCCCCCAGCGGCTGCTTCCCCCTGGGCGACTTCGCCCCCTCGGAGGTCGCCAACTTCACGAACGGGGTGGCCTGGGTGTGGGACGGCGCGAACTGCGACGGCCGGGTGGTGCACGCGATCCTCCCGGGCCGGATCGCGATCGGTCACGGCCGGAGCCTGTTCATCGAGTAGGACGCCGCAGGGCCTCCAGCGCCCCTCCCCCTGGGGCGGGCCGGCCAGCGCAACCGCGCCCGTACCGGGCGCGGTTGGGTACGCGTACTCACGACACCGCGGCCGTCCGGGCCGACGCTGGAGGCACACCACGCCCCAGGGAGAGCCGATGAACGCGCGCACGCTGATACGCCTGACCTTCGCCAATCCCGCCTCGGCGGTGTACCTCACCCTCGTCGCCGGGGCCATCGCGGTGGCGACGGGCATCACCCTCTTCGGTCAGGACCCGGGGTTCGTCTGGATCTGGCCCACCCTCGTCACCGCCCCGTCCTCCTTCGCCGCGACGGCCGTCGGCATGCTGCTCTGGGGCGCGTCGAAGCCTCCCCTGTGGTTCTCCGCCGGTGTGCTGGTCGCCTGTGGCCTCGTGCAGTCCGCGGCGCTGGGCGCCGCCTGGGAGGCCGTCCGGCGCGGCCGGCGCCACGGCCGGCCGCACGGCCGACCGTAGGCACCAGGCGCCCCGCAAGCCGGGCGGCCTAGCCGAAGCTCGGCATCTCCCCGGCCGTCGTCGACAGGTCGATCACCGCGAACGCCGCCCCCTGCGGGTCGGTGACCGCCGCGAAGCGGCCGAAGGGGCTGTCCATCGGCCCGAAGTGCAGCTGCCCGCCGTGCTTGCGGGTCTTCGCGACCGCCTCGTCGCAGTCCGGCACCGCGAAGTAGACCTGTACGTAGGAGGGGATCTCCGGCGGGAACTCCTCGCCCATCCTCATCCGGCCCAGCAGCGGGTTCTGCGGACCGCCCACGCTGAAGACCTTGAAGTCCATCCCGGCCGCCTCGGGGTCGTCACCGGGGTCCATCTGCTGCGACTCGTACGGGAAGACCTGCGAAAGGAAGGCGTCCGCCTTGTCCGGCTCGCGCGTGAACACCTCCGCCCAGGCGTACGCACCGGCCTCGCCGAGCTTCTCGAAGCCCTTGTGCTCACCGGGCTGCCAGACGCCGAAGACCGCGCCGCTCGGCTCCTTGGCGATCGCCATCGTCCCGAACGAGCCGACCTGCATCGGCTCCATCATCAGCGCGCCGCCCGCCGCCCTGATCTTCTCGGCGGTGGCGGCGGCGTCGGACGAGGCGAAGTAGAGACACCACTGCGAGGGGGCGTCACCGCCCGGCATCGGCGGCACCACGGCCGCGACCGCCTTGCCGTCGGAATAGGCCTGCGTGTAGTTGCCGTACTCGCTGCTGGCCTCGCCGAAGGTCCAGCCCAGCACGTCGCCGTAGAACTCCTTGGCGCCCTCCACGTCGGAGAACATCGCGTCCACCCAGCACGGGGCGCCTTCCGGGAACTCAGCCATGGTCGATCGACTCCTGTGTCGTCTGCCGTCCGTACGCGTGCTTGTCCTGTCGCTCCCACGCTAGGCGGGGGGTCTGACAATCGCGCGCCGACCGGGCGCCGGGGCCGCCGCCGGGGGAGGCTTGGGGCATGGACGACATCACCATCCGGCTCGCGCAGCAGCCCGAGGCCGACGCCCTGCTCGCGCGCAGCCCGCTGGCCGCGCTCACCGGCATGCTGCTCGACCAGCAGGTGCCGATGGAGTGGGCGTTCTCGGGGCCCTGGACCATCGCCCGGCGGCTCGGCACCGACGACCTCGACGCGCACGCCATCGCCGCCCACGACCCGGAGGCCTTCGCGGCGCTGCTGTCGCAGAAGCCCGCCGTGCACCGCTACCCGGGATCGATGGCGAAGCGGATCCAGCAGCTCTGCGCGTACCTGGTGGAGCACTACGACGGAGACGCGGCCGCCGTGTGGGCCGACGCCTCCAGCGGCGCCGAGCTGCTGGCCCGGCTGAAGGCACTGCCGGGGTTCGGGGAGCAGAAGGCGCAGATCTTCCTGGCCCTGCTGGGCAAGCGGTTCGGCGTCCGACCCGAGGGCTGGCGCGAGGCCGCCGGCGGCTACGGCCTGCCGGGCGTCCACCGCTCGGCGGCCGACATCACGGGCCCGGAGTCCCTGGCGAAGGTCCGCGAGTACAAGCAGGCCCAGAAGGCCGCCGCCAAGCGCTCCGCGTCAGCCGACGGGGCGTGAACTCGCAGCGGGCAAACGGAGTTGGGCGCTCCAGGGGCACCCGTCGGCAGAGCGGCGGAGCGGTCGCCGTAGGGTCGGGATCATGACCGAGAACCTCACCCGCGCCGCGAACGCCGAAGTCATCTCCGACGGCCCCGGCAGCTTCATCACCCTGCTCACCGACACCCCCGAACTCACCTGCAACACCGCACGCTTCGAGGTGGGCGCGGCCGGGGCCCCGGTGCACTTCCACACCAAGGCCACCGAGTTCTTCCACGTCACCGACGGCCGGCTCGACGTCCTCGTCGGGGACGAGGTCCACACCCTCGCCAAGGGCGACTTCATCAGCATCGCCCCCGGCGTGAAGCACGCCTTCGCCCCGGCCGCCGGCC contains these protein-coding regions:
- a CDS encoding SCO4225 family membrane protein; this encodes MNARTLIRLTFANPASAVYLTLVAGAIAVATGITLFGQDPGFVWIWPTLVTAPSSFAATAVGMLLWGASKPPLWFSAGVLVACGLVQSAALGAAWEAVRRGRRHGRPHGRP
- a CDS encoding MarR family winged helix-turn-helix transcriptional regulator, whose amino-acid sequence is MTKQQADVADMGDEDLLNAVGPAFGKLRRSSLLEVENPISQKDLGRTLVLNVVLEIGQDGAREVTVGAVGAHLGTDPSVASRMVSDCISAGYLVRAASQRDGRRTVLHLSPEGEELMARFRRHQRSAFEYVTADWSERERLDFARLMLKYVAAQESLRRRGT
- a CDS encoding cupin domain-containing protein, giving the protein MTENLTRAANAEVISDGPGSFITLLTDTPELTCNTARFEVGAAGAPVHFHTKATEFFHVTDGRLDVLVGDEVHTLAKGDFISIAPGVKHAFAPAAGHTAEVFVGFTPGMARFDYYRLLGRVRAGEATVQDIIDSQPTYDNHYAESDAWAARPRSTEA
- a CDS encoding VOC family protein, whose amino-acid sequence is MAEFPEGAPCWVDAMFSDVEGAKEFYGDVLGWTFGEASSEYGNYTQAYSDGKAVAAVVPPMPGGDAPSQWCLYFASSDAAATAEKIRAAGGALMMEPMQVGSFGTMAIAKEPSGAVFGVWQPGEHKGFEKLGEAGAYAWAEVFTREPDKADAFLSQVFPYESQQMDPGDDPEAAGMDFKVFSVGGPQNPLLGRMRMGEEFPPEIPSYVQVYFAVPDCDEAVAKTRKHGGQLHFGPMDSPFGRFAAVTDPQGAAFAVIDLSTTAGEMPSFG
- a CDS encoding NAD(P)H-binding protein; amino-acid sequence: MSTLVTGARGKVGRALVGRLHSAGHAVRAASSHPARLTVPDGVETRELVLDRPETFAAALDGVRQVFLYPEPAGIQELIAAAEAAGVEHVVLLSSSSVLAPGAAHDALASHSLEVERALTASALTCTFLRPDAFASNSFGWAYPIGRSLPVQLAYPDAHIAPIHPEDIADIAFEALTGDALTGRRLTLTGSESLTFRHQLAVLADAIGREIPVEQITRAEAERQMGAHMPAPMVSSLLDLWEAANHGPATVADTTETLLGRPARTYAQWARENAAAFTGH
- a CDS encoding HhH-GPD-type base excision DNA repair protein — its product is MDDITIRLAQQPEADALLARSPLAALTGMLLDQQVPMEWAFSGPWTIARRLGTDDLDAHAIAAHDPEAFAALLSQKPAVHRYPGSMAKRIQQLCAYLVEHYDGDAAAVWADASSGAELLARLKALPGFGEQKAQIFLALLGKRFGVRPEGWREAAGGYGLPGVHRSAADITGPESLAKVREYKQAQKAAAKRSASADGA